In the genome of Pseudomonas sp. LBUM920, one region contains:
- a CDS encoding NADPH-dependent F420 reductase, whose amino-acid sequence MKIGVIGAGFIGRAVAQLALAAGHEVMLSNSRGPQTMSSVLSGLLGVEVGSAEDAARFGDVVLVAIPFEHYRSVPAQWLEGKTVLDANNYYPNRDGHIAVLDRFETTTSRLLAEHLPHSHVVKVFNAIFAPELTQDARPHGAPDRRALPVAADDAAAKAQVIKLLDELGFDAVDAGGLDESWRFERAKPAYCVPLDQAGLTAALAAAERTVELPPVERVRA is encoded by the coding sequence CTGGCGCTGGCCGCCGGGCATGAGGTGATGCTGAGTAATTCTCGTGGCCCGCAGACCATGAGCAGCGTGCTCAGCGGCCTGCTCGGCGTTGAGGTGGGCAGTGCCGAGGACGCCGCTCGGTTTGGCGATGTCGTGCTGGTGGCCATTCCGTTTGAACACTACCGCAGCGTGCCCGCGCAATGGCTGGAAGGCAAAACGGTGCTGGACGCCAACAATTACTACCCCAACCGCGACGGGCATATCGCCGTGCTGGACCGCTTTGAAACCACCACCAGCCGGCTGCTCGCGGAACATCTACCGCATTCCCACGTGGTCAAGGTGTTCAATGCGATTTTTGCCCCCGAGCTGACGCAAGACGCCCGCCCCCACGGCGCGCCCGACCGCCGTGCACTGCCGGTGGCTGCCGATGACGCCGCAGCGAAGGCGCAGGTCATCAAGCTGCTCGACGAGCTCGGTTTCGACGCCGTAGACGCAGGAGGGCTGGATGAAAGCTGGCGTTTTGAGCGGGCAAAGCCTGCGTACTGCGTGCCGCTGGACCAAGCGGGTTTAACTGCGGCGCTAGCAGCCGCCGAACGCACGGTGGAACTGCCGCCGGTCGAACGCGTGCGTGCCTGA